One genomic segment of Priestia aryabhattai includes these proteins:
- a CDS encoding HTH-type transcriptional regulator Hpr: protein MKKTSDQDYSLKEALLFSQRIAQLSKALWKTVEKDWQQWIKPYDLNINEHHILWISYHLNGASISEIAKFGVMHVSTAFNFSKKLEERGLLEFSKKESDKRNTYIQLTDKGEAILLDLMEHYEPSNNSVFSGALPLRDLYGKFPEFMELMTVIRKIYGEDFMDIFERSFHHIEEEFTEEDGKLVKKDKENHQETISNS from the coding sequence ATGAAAAAGACTAGTGATCAAGATTACAGTTTGAAAGAAGCACTTCTATTTAGCCAACGCATTGCCCAATTAAGTAAAGCCCTTTGGAAAACCGTAGAGAAGGATTGGCAGCAATGGATTAAGCCTTATGACCTTAATATTAACGAGCATCATATTTTATGGATTTCATATCATTTAAACGGGGCTTCCATTTCCGAAATTGCCAAGTTTGGAGTTATGCATGTTTCTACTGCATTTAACTTCTCCAAAAAACTAGAAGAACGAGGTTTACTTGAGTTTTCTAAAAAAGAAAGCGACAAGCGAAATACGTACATTCAGCTGACAGATAAAGGCGAGGCCATTTTATTAGATTTAATGGAACATTATGAACCTTCTAATAATTCAGTGTTCAGCGGCGCACTTCCGTTGCGCGACTTGTACGGCAAATTCCCTGAGTTTATGGAACTAATGACCGTCATCCGCAAAATTTATGGTGAAGATTTTATGGATATCTTCGAGCGATCTTTCCATCATATCGAAGAAGAATTCACTGAAGAAGATGGCAAACTTGTCAAGAAAGATAAAGAAAACCACCAGGAGACTATTTCAAACTCTTAA
- a CDS encoding peptidylprolyl isomerase codes for MKKSLVALTTAASLVALSACSGGSDASNANDSSKVIVETKAGNITQGDLYKQMKDTIGQDQFNTLVRSATEEKVLSEKYKVTDKELDQQLSILREQYGDQVDSVIEQKGEKEVKDMLKVDILREKAATAGIKVSDKELKKAYDEYKAQKPQIRASHILVKDEKTANEVEAKIKKGEDFASLAKEYSTDQQSAANGGDLGYFGEGQMVKEFEEAAYKLKKGEVSKPIKTEYGYHIIKLVDKKKVESFDKKKPELEQQIKRSKVDQTEANKKIQKELDKAKVKVKDKNVKPIFEEGATDSQSGVETPQQ; via the coding sequence ATGAAAAAAAGCTTAGTTGCACTAACAACGGCAGCCAGTCTCGTTGCTTTATCAGCATGCAGTGGGGGAAGTGATGCTTCAAATGCAAACGATTCTTCAAAAGTAATTGTAGAAACAAAAGCAGGCAATATCACACAAGGTGATTTGTACAAACAAATGAAAGACACAATCGGACAAGACCAATTTAATACACTCGTACGAAGCGCTACAGAAGAAAAAGTATTGAGTGAAAAATATAAAGTAACGGATAAAGAGCTTGATCAGCAGTTGAGCATTTTAAGAGAACAATACGGAGATCAAGTGGATTCAGTTATTGAGCAAAAAGGTGAAAAAGAAGTCAAAGATATGCTAAAAGTAGATATTCTTCGTGAAAAAGCTGCTACAGCAGGCATTAAGGTATCAGACAAAGAACTGAAAAAAGCCTATGATGAGTATAAAGCTCAAAAACCTCAAATTCGCGCAAGTCATATTTTAGTAAAAGACGAGAAAACAGCAAACGAAGTAGAAGCAAAAATCAAAAAAGGCGAGGACTTTGCTAGTCTGGCAAAAGAATATTCAACCGATCAGCAGTCTGCAGCTAACGGTGGCGATTTAGGTTACTTCGGTGAAGGCCAAATGGTTAAAGAGTTTGAAGAAGCTGCTTATAAACTGAAAAAAGGTGAAGTAAGTAAACCAATCAAAACAGAGTACGGCTACCATATCATTAAACTAGTCGATAAAAAGAAAGTAGAATCGTTTGACAAAAAGAAACCAGAACTTGAGCAGCAAATCAAACGTTCAAAAGTAGATCAAACAGAAGCAAACAAGAAGATTCAAAAAGAACTTGATAAAGCAAAAGTAAAAGTCAAAGATAAAAATGTAAAACCAATTTTCGAAGAAGGTGCAACAGATAGTCAATCTGGCGTAGAAACTCCTCAGCAATAA
- a CDS encoding HU family DNA-binding protein, translating into MNKTDLVNAVATKSELTKADASKAVDALLETISSTLGEGEKIQLIGFGTFEVRERAARTGRNPQTGEEMQIPASKVPAFKAGKELKEAVK; encoded by the coding sequence ATGAACAAAACAGATTTAGTAAACGCAGTGGCAACAAAATCAGAGTTAACAAAAGCAGATGCATCTAAAGCAGTTGACGCACTATTAGAAACAATTTCATCAACGCTAGGTGAAGGTGAAAAAATTCAGTTAATCGGCTTCGGTACATTTGAAGTACGCGAGCGTGCTGCTCGTACAGGCCGTAACCCTCAAACGGGTGAAGAAATGCAAATTCCAGCATCAAAAGTACCGGCATTTAAAGCTGGTAAAGAACTAAAAGAAGCTGTAAAGTAA
- a CDS encoding YjcZ family sporulation protein — MSGCGYGGGFALLVVLFILLVIVGCACYH; from the coding sequence ATGAGCGGATGCGGATATGGAGGCGGTTTTGCACTATTAGTTGTGCTATTTATCTTATTAGTCATTGTCGGTTGTGCATGTTACCACTAA
- a CDS encoding ABC transporter permease: MNKFWVIVFHTYLNKLKTKSFIITTIITALILVALTNMEKIIEVFNSDDNGTNVGVIYEVESVYTLFKQNVNAMDKDIHLKEFTSESKAKQAVKSGQLDSYLILSLNDKQLPQAVYKANSLAESNLSSTLEQAVQQTKVAMATVKIGLEEKQIDQLYSPVSFKKEALVENAKTEQELNQARGLVYVLLFVIYFAVIMYGSMIAMEVATEKSSRVMEILVSSVSPITQMFAKIIGIALLSLTQLAVILSVGYTSLKTSVETNHNGIFSYLGFNDVPLTTFIYAFVFFILGYFLFATLAAFLGSLVSRIEDVQQMITPMTLVIVAAFLIAMFGLGDPETTIITVTSFIPFFAPMIMFLRVGMLNVPVWEVSVSIGILIVTITALAIFGARVYKGGVLMYGQSTSFKDIKKALQLTKKET, translated from the coding sequence ATGAATAAATTTTGGGTCATTGTTTTTCATACATATCTTAATAAATTAAAAACAAAATCTTTTATTATTACGACGATTATTACTGCTCTTATTCTAGTTGCTCTTACAAATATGGAGAAAATTATCGAAGTTTTTAATTCAGACGATAATGGAACAAATGTGGGTGTCATCTATGAAGTGGAAAGCGTATATACTTTGTTCAAACAAAATGTAAATGCAATGGATAAAGACATTCATTTAAAAGAATTTACGTCTGAGTCTAAGGCAAAGCAAGCGGTAAAAAGCGGGCAGCTCGATAGCTATTTAATTTTATCTTTAAACGATAAGCAGCTGCCTCAAGCTGTGTACAAAGCTAACTCTTTGGCCGAATCAAATCTTTCTTCTACCTTAGAACAGGCGGTACAGCAAACAAAAGTGGCTATGGCTACAGTGAAAATTGGTTTAGAAGAAAAGCAAATTGATCAGCTTTACAGCCCGGTCTCATTTAAAAAAGAAGCGTTAGTTGAAAATGCCAAAACAGAACAAGAGCTAAATCAAGCAAGAGGTCTTGTGTATGTTCTACTGTTTGTTATTTATTTTGCCGTCATCATGTATGGGAGCATGATTGCGATGGAAGTAGCTACTGAAAAATCATCCCGCGTTATGGAGATCCTTGTATCGAGCGTATCACCTATTACACAAATGTTTGCTAAAATCATTGGAATTGCACTGCTCAGCTTAACACAGCTTGCAGTTATACTGAGCGTGGGTTACACATCGTTAAAAACCAGTGTAGAAACAAATCATAACGGTATCTTTTCTTATCTCGGATTTAATGATGTTCCGCTGACTACATTCATATATGCATTTGTCTTTTTCATATTGGGATACTTTCTTTTTGCTACGCTCGCCGCTTTTTTAGGTTCTCTTGTGAGCCGTATTGAAGATGTACAGCAAATGATTACGCCCATGACCCTTGTGATTGTGGCCGCTTTTTTAATTGCTATGTTTGGACTTGGTGATCCTGAAACAACGATCATTACGGTCACATCTTTTATCCCATTTTTTGCTCCGATGATTATGTTTTTGCGTGTAGGTATGTTAAATGTTCCTGTCTGGGAAGTGAGTGTATCTATAGGAATTTTAATTGTGACGATTACTGCTTTAGCTATATTTGGTGCCCGTGTGTATAAAGGAGGAGTCCTTATGTATGGGCAATCTACCTCTTTTAAAGATATTAAAAAGGCGCTGCAGCTAACGAAAAAAGAAACATAA
- the yhaM gene encoding 3'-5' exoribonuclease YhaM, with the protein MTKGIAQYEVGEQVDLYFLIKSSTRGIASNGKPFLTVILQDKTGDIEAKLWDASPDDEENYAAQKIVRAAGEVMNYRGRNQLKIRNIRPAQPQDGVRTSDFLEVAPLPQEEMVEHITKSIFEMKNSNVQRITRHLFKKYQTEFLEYPAATKNHHEFVSGLAYHVVSMLKLAESFSTLYPSLNRDLLYAGVILHDLGKVFELSGPVSTIYTVEGNLLGHISIMVNEIGKAAEELAIEGEEVMLLQHLVLSHHGKEEWGSPKKPLIKEAEMLHLIDNVDAKMNMLDRALTKVKPGEFTERIFALDNRSFYKPTID; encoded by the coding sequence ATGACAAAAGGAATTGCTCAATACGAAGTAGGAGAGCAAGTTGATCTTTATTTTTTAATTAAATCCTCAACGAGAGGAATTGCAAGCAATGGAAAGCCATTTTTAACGGTAATCCTACAGGATAAAACGGGTGATATTGAAGCCAAGCTGTGGGATGCATCCCCAGACGACGAGGAAAATTATGCTGCTCAAAAGATTGTGCGAGCTGCTGGAGAAGTAATGAATTACCGCGGACGCAACCAGCTGAAAATACGTAACATTCGTCCTGCACAGCCGCAAGACGGAGTGCGCACGTCCGACTTTTTAGAAGTAGCGCCTTTACCTCAAGAAGAAATGGTCGAACATATTACAAAGAGTATATTTGAAATGAAAAATTCGAATGTCCAGCGCATTACTCGCCATTTGTTTAAAAAATATCAAACGGAATTTCTAGAATATCCAGCAGCAACTAAAAATCACCATGAGTTTGTATCGGGACTTGCCTATCATGTGGTATCTATGCTGAAGCTGGCTGAGTCATTTTCAACCCTTTACCCAAGCTTAAACCGCGACTTGCTGTATGCTGGAGTTATTCTTCATGACCTTGGCAAAGTATTTGAACTTTCAGGTCCTGTCTCGACGATATACACAGTCGAAGGAAACTTACTTGGCCATATTTCAATTATGGTTAATGAAATTGGAAAAGCAGCAGAGGAATTAGCGATTGAAGGAGAAGAGGTCATGCTTCTTCAGCACCTTGTATTATCCCATCATGGTAAGGAAGAGTGGGGAAGTCCGAAAAAGCCGTTAATTAAAGAGGCTGAGATGCTTCATTTGATTGACAATGTAGACGCCAAAATGAATATGCTTGACCGAGCATTAACAAAAGTGAAGCCAGGTGAATTTACAGAGCGTATTTTTGCTCTTGATAATCGATCATTTTATAAACCAACGATTGATTAA
- a CDS encoding YhzD family protein, protein MSTYTLTAFEKSGEKLVDESFEAASETEAKAIGTKKLEELSYLEKTHRCVNSSGKLVLFHR, encoded by the coding sequence ATGAGTACTTACACATTAACCGCTTTTGAAAAGTCAGGAGAAAAACTAGTAGATGAAAGTTTCGAAGCAGCTTCTGAGACAGAAGCAAAGGCTATCGGCACCAAAAAGTTAGAAGAGCTTTCCTATTTAGAAAAAACGCATCGATGCGTTAACTCTAGCGGAAAACTTGTATTATTTCATCGTTAA
- a CDS encoding tryptophan transporter: MNTKVLVSLALLVGIGAVLHTVVPPILFGMKPDMMLTMMFLAILLFPSVKNVVLVSFTTAFISALTSSFPGGHIANLVDKPITAFVFFALFMLVKRTTGIKTPVAAALTAVGTLVSGTVFLSAAALIVGLPGGNSVMALVAAVVLPATVVNTIVMVVIYPIVQSVLKRTSIKAKLS; encoded by the coding sequence ATGAATACAAAAGTTTTAGTTTCTTTAGCGTTATTAGTCGGAATTGGAGCGGTTCTCCACACGGTGGTACCTCCTATTTTATTTGGAATGAAGCCAGATATGATGTTAACAATGATGTTTTTAGCAATCCTGTTGTTTCCTAGCGTAAAAAATGTAGTACTAGTAAGCTTCACAACAGCTTTTATTTCTGCATTAACGTCTAGTTTCCCGGGAGGACATATTGCAAACTTAGTTGATAAACCAATTACAGCATTTGTTTTCTTTGCATTATTTATGCTTGTGAAAAGAACAACAGGCATTAAAACACCAGTTGCTGCTGCTTTAACAGCTGTTGGCACACTCGTATCAGGAACCGTATTCTTGTCAGCTGCCGCGCTAATCGTCGGCTTACCGGGCGGAAATAGCGTCATGGCACTTGTTGCTGCAGTTGTATTACCTGCAACAGTAGTTAATACAATCGTTATGGTCGTTATTTATCCAATTGTTCAATCCGTTCTAAAACGCACAAGTATCAAAGCAAAATTATCGTAA
- a CDS encoding YtxH domain-containing protein, whose product MSRMKKLAAGAAIGSTVAAITTLLVTPYSGRELKQRVSSRKDRVNASQQELSTKIKAVSQQVQMTAREGNTIVKNIASDLSTTIGQFKKEIVPHKESIQHHLEEIQNSLSNLEEHVQTTKNPNEKIDKKEG is encoded by the coding sequence ATGAGTAGAATGAAAAAACTAGCAGCTGGAGCAGCAATCGGAAGCACCGTAGCCGCTATTACAACGCTTCTTGTTACTCCATATTCAGGACGAGAACTTAAACAGCGTGTAAGTTCTCGAAAAGACCGAGTTAACGCTTCACAACAAGAGCTCTCAACAAAAATAAAAGCTGTTTCTCAACAAGTACAAATGACCGCCAGAGAAGGAAATACTATAGTGAAAAATATCGCAAGTGACCTTTCTACTACCATTGGTCAGTTTAAAAAAGAAATTGTTCCTCATAAGGAATCCATTCAGCATCATTTGGAAGAAATCCAAAATTCTTTGTCAAACCTAGAGGAACATGTACAGACAACTAAAAATCCCAATGAAAAAATTGACAAAAAAGAAGGTTAA
- a CDS encoding DUF1878 family protein, whose product METLESRVSRLEYYIKLLSGTSEQEAKPFIDLVVRNQLTKKEVEEILILCEDTKNEYIEQKAEGLTDFVPLLTQFVGMLNYKLNPRETVESLRYQPSYQDVMNEFFEIIQWIRD is encoded by the coding sequence ATGGAAACTTTAGAATCTCGAGTATCACGTTTAGAATATTACATAAAACTGTTATCTGGGACATCTGAACAAGAAGCTAAACCATTTATTGATTTAGTGGTAAGAAATCAGCTTACAAAGAAGGAAGTAGAGGAAATTTTAATTCTGTGTGAAGATACAAAAAACGAATATATTGAGCAAAAAGCGGAAGGCCTAACAGACTTTGTTCCGCTTCTTACACAATTTGTTGGCATGCTGAATTATAAATTAAATCCTAGAGAGACGGTCGAATCGCTTCGTTATCAACCTTCTTATCAAGACGTGATGAATGAATTTTTTGAAATTATTCAATGGATAAGGGACTAA
- a CDS encoding GNAT family N-acetyltransferase has translation MTWCIKSFQELTNGELYEILQVRTAIFVVEQKCAYLEVDGKDKLAYHLFKKEDRKIIAYLRVLPKGISYQEASLGRIIVKQEQRGTGLGRELVARGIDFLENEWHEKTIKIQAQSRLQTFYESFGFRPISDIYSDEGLPHVDMLKAP, from the coding sequence ATGACTTGGTGCATAAAATCATTTCAAGAGCTGACAAACGGTGAACTTTATGAAATTTTACAGGTTCGCACCGCTATTTTTGTTGTCGAACAGAAGTGTGCTTACTTAGAAGTAGATGGAAAAGACAAACTTGCTTATCACTTGTTCAAAAAAGAGGATAGAAAAATTATCGCGTACCTTAGAGTTTTACCAAAAGGAATTAGCTATCAGGAAGCTTCTCTTGGGCGCATTATTGTAAAACAAGAACAGCGCGGTACAGGTCTCGGAAGAGAACTAGTAGCAAGAGGAATTGATTTTCTAGAGAATGAGTGGCATGAAAAAACAATTAAAATTCAAGCTCAAAGCAGACTTCAAACATTTTATGAATCGTTTGGTTTTAGACCTATTTCCGATATTTATTCAGATGAAGGGCTCCCCCACGTAGATATGCTAAAGGCACCGTAG
- a CDS encoding enoyl-CoA hydratase, giving the protein MTVELKVVELVLQERVATIAFNRPDALNALNEEVLEQFIQCLKVVEESEADFLVVKGNGKVFSAGGDINMMTSPSQSERFEQVMDLINEAVLTLYSLPQMTISVLHGAAAGLGLSIALASDYIIAERHTKIAMNFIGIALIPDGGGHFLLEKRIGSHRAKQLIWEGKTLKAEEAHQFGIIDEIKEGDLAKRVEDYLSYWLKKPSRALKETKRIYVETSILQLKQVLALEKRSQFAMSQSSDHKEGVRAFLEKRAPVFNQSEKDISEN; this is encoded by the coding sequence ATGACTGTCGAATTAAAAGTAGTAGAGCTAGTTTTGCAAGAGCGTGTTGCCACAATTGCATTTAACAGGCCGGATGCGTTAAATGCATTGAACGAAGAAGTACTAGAGCAGTTTATTCAATGTTTAAAAGTTGTGGAAGAAAGCGAAGCGGACTTTTTAGTAGTAAAGGGAAACGGAAAAGTATTTTCAGCAGGCGGAGATATTAATATGATGACGTCACCTTCACAATCAGAACGTTTTGAGCAGGTAATGGACTTGATTAATGAAGCCGTGCTGACTTTGTATAGCCTGCCTCAAATGACTATAAGTGTACTGCACGGTGCTGCTGCAGGGTTAGGGCTCAGCATCGCGCTTGCTTCTGATTATATTATTGCAGAAAGACATACGAAAATTGCGATGAACTTTATCGGTATTGCTCTAATTCCAGATGGAGGCGGTCACTTTTTACTAGAAAAGCGCATCGGTTCTCATCGTGCGAAACAGCTGATTTGGGAAGGAAAGACATTAAAAGCAGAGGAAGCTCATCAATTTGGCATAATTGATGAAATAAAAGAAGGAGATTTGGCGAAGCGTGTAGAAGATTATCTCTCATATTGGCTAAAAAAACCTTCACGTGCTTTGAAGGAAACAAAGCGAATTTATGTGGAGACATCTATTTTACAATTAAAGCAAGTGCTTGCGCTTGAGAAAAGAAGTCAGTTTGCTATGAGCCAAAGTTCGGATCATAAGGAAGGTGTACGTGCGTTTCTGGAAAAGCGAGCGCCTGTTTTTAATCAAAGTGAAAAAGATATTTCCGAAAATTAA
- the serC gene encoding 3-phosphoserine/phosphohydroxythreonine transaminase has product MITLNRAYNFNAGPSALPLPVLQLAQEELVNFKNTGMSVMELSHRSKEFEDVLTHAKETLTELLNIPDTHEILFLQGGASLQFSMIPMNFLAPDQVGAYVLTGSWSEKALKEAKKLGKTAVVASTKEENYRSIPALNDLKLSKEDIGYLHITSNNTIFGTQWADYPSIEGVDLIADMSSDILCRQIDVSKFSLIYAGAQKNLGPSGVTVVILKKELLKRIPEGLPTMLNYETHVKSNSLYNTPPTFGIYMLSLVLDWIKEQGGVKAIEAQNHKKAKLLYTSMERSNGFYTPHATEESRSIMNVTFTLPNDELTAAFLQQAKEKGFVGLAGHRSIGGCRASIYNAVPLEACEALAVFMDEFAQANA; this is encoded by the coding sequence GTGATTACGTTAAACAGAGCTTATAATTTTAATGCAGGTCCATCTGCGCTTCCCCTACCTGTCTTACAACTTGCTCAAGAGGAGCTAGTTAATTTCAAAAATACAGGTATGTCTGTGATGGAATTATCACATCGCAGTAAAGAGTTTGAAGATGTATTAACACATGCTAAAGAAACACTCACGGAATTGCTTAACATTCCAGATACACATGAAATTTTATTCCTGCAGGGCGGAGCAAGCCTGCAATTCTCTATGATTCCAATGAACTTTTTAGCTCCTGATCAAGTCGGTGCATATGTGCTAACTGGATCATGGTCAGAAAAAGCATTAAAAGAAGCAAAAAAACTTGGAAAAACAGCAGTGGTTGCTTCTACCAAAGAAGAGAACTACCGCTCTATTCCAGCTTTAAATGATTTAAAGCTTTCAAAAGAAGATATTGGCTACTTGCATATCACGTCCAACAATACCATTTTTGGTACACAATGGGCTGACTATCCTTCTATTGAAGGAGTAGACTTAATTGCTGACATGTCAAGCGACATTCTTTGCCGTCAAATTGATGTATCTAAGTTCTCACTCATTTATGCTGGTGCTCAGAAAAACCTCGGACCATCTGGTGTAACGGTTGTCATTCTGAAGAAAGAATTGCTTAAACGTATTCCTGAAGGTTTACCAACAATGCTGAATTACGAGACACATGTAAAGAGCAACTCTCTTTACAACACTCCTCCAACGTTTGGCATTTATATGCTTTCACTTGTTTTAGATTGGATTAAAGAACAAGGTGGCGTTAAAGCAATTGAAGCTCAAAACCATAAAAAAGCTAAGTTACTCTACACAAGCATGGAACGTTCAAACGGTTTCTATACCCCTCACGCTACAGAGGAAAGCCGGTCAATTATGAATGTAACGTTTACTTTACCAAACGATGAGCTAACAGCTGCATTTTTACAGCAAGCAAAAGAAAAAGGCTTCGTAGGATTAGCTGGACACCGTTCAATCGGCGGATGCCGCGCTTCTATTTATAATGCTGTACCGCTTGAAGCATGTGAAGCTCTTGCCGTCTTTATGGATGAATTTGCACAGGCAAACGCATAA
- a CDS encoding ABC transporter ATP-binding protein, with the protein MSLSIREVSKRYGEFTAVNELSLQIPKGEVFGFLGANGAGKTTTFRMILGLIEPTSGHIQWNDKSLTYSRSHLVGYLPEERGLYPKLKVKDQLVYLGRLRGMKKANVLQEMERWLSRFNIPQYASKKVEELSKGNQQKIQFIASVIHRPELLILDEPFSGLDPVNVEVLKEAVLDLKKRGTTIVFSSHRMEHVEELCEYLCIMHHGTPVVYGRLPEIKRSFGKKNVIVHGKGPFERITELEGVVKVKKTVEGMIVQIQHESVSQLIFQELKHFSFVSKFAVEEPSLNDIFIEKVGASYE; encoded by the coding sequence ATGTCTCTTTCTATCCGTGAAGTTTCAAAAAGGTACGGTGAATTTACAGCTGTAAATGAACTATCCTTGCAAATTCCAAAAGGCGAAGTGTTTGGTTTTTTAGGTGCAAACGGTGCTGGAAAAACAACGACGTTTCGAATGATTTTAGGGCTCATTGAACCAACTTCAGGTCACATCCAATGGAATGATAAATCTTTAACTTACAGTAGAAGTCATCTGGTTGGCTACCTCCCAGAAGAAAGAGGATTGTATCCGAAATTAAAAGTCAAGGATCAGCTTGTTTACCTAGGACGGTTGCGCGGGATGAAAAAAGCTAACGTGCTGCAAGAAATGGAGCGCTGGTTATCTCGATTTAATATTCCTCAATATGCTTCAAAAAAAGTAGAAGAGCTATCCAAAGGAAATCAGCAAAAAATTCAATTTATTGCCTCTGTTATTCATCGTCCCGAACTGCTTATTTTAGACGAACCTTTTAGCGGCTTGGATCCTGTAAATGTAGAGGTATTAAAAGAAGCGGTACTTGATTTAAAAAAACGAGGAACAACGATTGTTTTTTCAAGTCATCGAATGGAACATGTGGAAGAACTTTGTGAATATTTATGTATTATGCACCATGGTACGCCTGTTGTGTATGGAAGGCTACCGGAGATCAAGCGTTCATTTGGAAAGAAAAACGTCATTGTACATGGAAAAGGTCCGTTTGAGAGAATTACGGAGCTTGAAGGCGTTGTAAAGGTAAAAAAAACTGTTGAGGGCATGATTGTTCAAATCCAACATGAATCCGTATCACAACTCATTTTTCAAGAACTCAAACACTTTTCATTTGTATCTAAATTCGCAGTGGAAGAGCCTTCATTAAATGATATTTTCATTGAAAAGGTAGGTGCTTCCTATGAATAA
- a CDS encoding sporulation YhaL family protein, with product MVTLPIWIYLVVAGIFFSGFMAIRAAQHDKQVDDSFIEKEGQVFIERMQVEKEKRNSDSI from the coding sequence ATGGTGACACTACCAATTTGGATTTATTTAGTTGTAGCAGGCATTTTCTTTAGTGGGTTTATGGCGATTCGTGCTGCACAACATGATAAGCAAGTGGATGATTCATTTATTGAAAAAGAGGGACAAGTATTCATAGAAAGAATGCAAGTGGAAAAAGAAAAACGCAACAGCGATTCCATCTGA
- a CDS encoding PadR family transcriptional regulator encodes MRVLKYAILGLLDQKELSGYDITRLFKEEIGNFWSAKHSQIYPELRRLTEEGFIRYETVIQGKKLEKKMYSITEEGRDELSKWLTTIDPIPETTKDEFMLKAYFASSMSIEELKQQIDNQLSSRKVKLTFLKKRMDDLLEQVNHHITVSSPQFGHYLVLSRAQDRETSYINWLERTLNLIEKEQ; translated from the coding sequence ATGAGAGTATTAAAATATGCAATATTAGGGCTCTTAGATCAGAAGGAGCTCAGTGGGTATGACATTACCAGACTTTTTAAAGAAGAGATCGGTAATTTTTGGAGTGCTAAGCACAGCCAGATTTATCCCGAGTTAAGGCGATTAACAGAAGAGGGATTTATTCGCTATGAAACCGTGATTCAAGGCAAGAAATTAGAAAAAAAGATGTATTCGATAACGGAAGAGGGAAGAGACGAGTTAAGCAAGTGGCTCACTACAATTGATCCTATTCCTGAAACAACTAAAGATGAATTTATGTTAAAAGCTTATTTTGCTTCATCTATGTCAATAGAAGAGTTAAAGCAACAAATAGATAATCAATTATCAAGCAGGAAAGTGAAGCTGACTTTTTTAAAGAAACGAATGGATGACCTTTTAGAACAAGTTAATCATCATATTACCGTTTCTTCTCCTCAATTTGGTCATTATTTGGTGCTATCTCGCGCTCAAGACCGGGAGACAAGCTATATCAATTGGCTGGAACGTACGCTGAATTTAATTGAAAAAGAACAATAA
- a CDS encoding YjcZ family sporulation protein, translating into MGSYGCGYGGGFALLVVLFILLVIIGASCFC; encoded by the coding sequence ATGGGTTCTTACGGATGCGGATACGGCGGTGGATTTGCGCTATTAGTCGTATTATTCATCTTATTAGTTATCATCGGAGCTAGCTGTTTTTGCTAA